The Lucilia cuprina isolate Lc7/37 chromosome 5, ASM2204524v1, whole genome shotgun sequence genome includes a window with the following:
- the LOC124420331 gene encoding uncharacterized protein LOC124420331 has protein sequence MGNKFIITFIFAICSLLTAYATNPLVGKPVILPTCPVPTEQILRCLGRWACQHAIRLDLRCLLNLNGNPLLGGLLGGGGILGGANGGGLEGAIPGAGNGIVGGLLGR, from the exons atgggaaacaaattcataataacatttatatttgcTATTTGCAGTCTG ttaaCTGCTTATGCTACT AATCCACTAGTAGGTAAACCAGTAATTCTTCCAACATGTCCAGTACCCACCGAACAGATTTTAAGA tgTCTTGGGCGATGGGCCTGTCAACACGCCATACGTTTGGATCTAag ATGTCTTTTAAATCTTAACGGAAATCCTCTTCTTGGTGGCCTTCTAGGTGGCGGCGGAATTTTAGGTGGAGCAAATGGTGGTGGTCTTGAAGGTGCTATTCCTGGTGCTGGTAATGGAATTGTCGGCGGTCTCTTGGGACGTTAA